The genomic interval CCAATCAGATTGGGATTCTGAAGCGCCTCGTGGTGATCGACGTGCAGCCGAAGGAGGACAGCTTCCAGAAGCGCGCGTGGATCGAACTCGTGAACCCGGAGATCTTGGAGCGGAGCGGGGTGCAGCGCGAGCGGGAGGCGTGCCTGTCCCTCCCGGGGCTCTCGGGCGTGGTGGAGCGCGCCGCGTACGTGCGGGTGCGGGCGCAGAACCGGTACGGGGAATTCTTTGAGATTGAGGGCCGCGATCTCCTGGCGCGCTGCCTGCAGCACGAGATCGATCACCTGGACGGTATCCTGTTCACGGACTACCTGCGGCCGGAGGA from Alicyclobacillus acidocaldarius subsp. acidocaldarius DSM 446 carries:
- the def gene encoding peptide deformylase, with product MAIRIIRKGEDPVLRQKAQVVTQFTPAIHRLLDDMAETMYDADGIGLAANQIGILKRLVVIDVQPKEDSFQKRAWIELVNPEILERSGVQREREACLSLPGLSGVVERAAYVRVRAQNRYGEFFEIEGRDLLARCLQHEIDHLDGILFTDYLRPEEIERQPVGESSR